GAGACAAAGAGCAGTTAATGTCATCGGAAAAGGGATCGAATGCGGTCATTTTTTGGCAGAAGAAAACCCCGATCAAACTTATTTAGAAATCCGTGAATTCTTGCTCAACTACAATGCATCTAATTTCGATCTTTGAATTGAATTAAACTCTTGTGCTGCCCCAGTTATAAAATTTGAATGCGCCATAATTTAAAAAATGATTAGATTAAATGAAACTCCCAAATTGGATTTATACTTTGATTTTAGTTGGCATAACTTTCCTGTTTCTAAGCAGTCAAGTAGTAGCTGGAGAATTATCAGTTCGTTTGTCTGAATTTCCTCGATGGGAACACAAACCAAATGTATCTGTAGCAGTGGGGGATTTAATTTATCCACAATGGTTCGCTGGTACTTGGGAAATGAATGCTACTTTAGTAGATATGGTAGCACCACTAGCTCCCGATTTAGTCACTCCTGGATTTGAGGGAAATAGGGTTTTTTTAGATAAATCAGTCATCACCCAAGTTAGATTTATCAATTTGAGCAAATCAGGGTTTTCTAGTAATTATTTAAGTTTGCCAAATATCAATCAAAAACATGAAATTAAAAAGCCAGAATTAGTTGCAGATCGAGCCTTTAATGGATTGAATTTAGCAAGGGCTTATTTAGGAAAAGATGGGGTAGTAGAGGTAAGTGTCGATCAGAATAATCCCAACAATCAAGTTACTTTGTTGAAGGGCGATCGCCAACTAACATCTATAATTACTGGTAGAAAAACTGAAACTCCTAATCCACAACAATTCCTAACTACAGAAATCTTTCAGCAGATTTTTCAAAGTCGATCGCAAGTGTATTTAAATGAGGTGGAAACTACCAGTGAATACCACTATCAACCAGATCGAAAAAGTTTAATTACAGGCTATCAAGTCACAGCTATTTATTTTTCTCCTCAAGATCCAGATTATTTTCGCGCTAAAGATAAACCGGTAGCCCTTTATCGCTATCATTTAGATTTCGTTCCAGTAGCTACCAGAGGTAATTCAATCAAACTTTAGTTGCCTTTTGTGAGTTGCGATCGCTTACCTTTAGTTATCATCTTACAATCAAGATAGTAATCAATTGTCGGATAGCCGTCTCGTCTGTCCCACCTTACAGGTTTGCTATTAATGTTTTGATTTAATGTGAGGCTATTTGTGAGTTCTTCGTCTAAAAGTCGTTATCAAGTTGAACGAAATTTTGAGGATTTGTCTAAATCCAAAAATTTTAAAAAATCTGACAATTTATTAAATCAAATATTACCGATTAATCGACTTTTAAGAGTAGCTGAATCTCAGGGAAATTATCATTTAGATATACATAGTCAGCCACCGCAGGGATGCCCTAAGATACCAGTAAATTTGGAATTAAGGGATTATCAAAAACAAGCGATCGCGAGTTGGTTTGCGAATCAAGGGCGAGGTACGTTAAAAATGGCAACTGGTAGCGGCAAAACCATTACTGCTTTGGCGATCACAACTCAACTTTATCAAAAAATTGGATTGCAAACTTTATTGGTAATTTGTCCTTTCCGTCATCTAGTAATGCAGTGGAATAACGAATGTCAAAAGTTTGGCTTAGAACCAATTTTAGCATTTAATACTGTTTATGAATGGCAAACTCAATTATCTACTCAACTTTATAACATAGGCACTAAATCCCAACCATTTCTCACCGTTATCACCACAAATGATACTTTTATATCTTCCAGTTTTCAATCTCAACTAAAATTCTTTTCAGAACGAACTTTATTAGTAGGTGATGAAGCCCATAATCTAGGCTCGGAAAATACTCAATCAAAGTTACCGAGAAATATTGGTTTAAGATTAGCCCTTTCTGCCACTCCTGAAAGATTTTTTGATGAAGTGGGTACAGAGGGACTATTTAACTATTTTGGCTCAGTTTTACCACCAGAATTTACTTTAAAAAATGCGATCGCTCAAGGTGCATTAGTCCATTATCTTTACTATCCCGTTATGGTAGAGCTAACCCCTAGCGAAAGTTATAATTATCTAAGATTAACCAAGGCGATCGGCAGAATATTGAAATTTGATCTACCAGAAAAGGTAGACTTTAGCAATATAGAACTCGCTCAAGATTTAACAGCTTTATTAATGCAAAGAGCTAGGCTCATCGGTGCAGCTAAGAATAAATTAACTGCTT
This is a stretch of genomic DNA from Merismopedia glauca CCAP 1448/3. It encodes these proteins:
- a CDS encoding DUF6816 family protein, whose translation is MKLPNWIYTLILVGITFLFLSSQVVAGELSVRLSEFPRWEHKPNVSVAVGDLIYPQWFAGTWEMNATLVDMVAPLAPDLVTPGFEGNRVFLDKSVITQVRFINLSKSGFSSNYLSLPNINQKHEIKKPELVADRAFNGLNLARAYLGKDGVVEVSVDQNNPNNQVTLLKGDRQLTSIITGRKTETPNPQQFLTTEIFQQIFQSRSQVYLNEVETTSEYHYQPDRKSLITGYQVTAIYFSPQDPDYFRAKDKPVALYRYHLDFVPVATRGNSIKL
- a CDS encoding DNA phosphorothioation system restriction enzyme, with amino-acid sequence MSSSSKSRYQVERNFEDLSKSKNFKKSDNLLNQILPINRLLRVAESQGNYHLDIHSQPPQGCPKIPVNLELRDYQKQAIASWFANQGRGTLKMATGSGKTITALAITTQLYQKIGLQTLLVICPFRHLVMQWNNECQKFGLEPILAFNTVYEWQTQLSTQLYNIGTKSQPFLTVITTNDTFISSSFQSQLKFFSERTLLVGDEAHNLGSENTQSKLPRNIGLRLALSATPERFFDEVGTEGLFNYFGSVLPPEFTLKNAIAQGALVHYLYYPVMVELTPSESYNYLRLTKAIGRILKFDLPEKVDFSNIELAQDLTALLMQRARLIGAAKNKLTALRQLMKQLINTTHTLFYCGDGSTESQRQLHAVTQLLGKEMGYRVSPYTAETSLLEREKLRCQFESGELQGLVAIRCLDEGVDIPAIRQAVILASTTNPRQFIQRRGRILRPHPGKERAILYDTIVLPPQLDREMWEVERSLLRKELKRLIEFADLADNAGEARVKLLQLQQQYNLLDI